One Curtobacterium sp. MCLR17_032 genomic window carries:
- a CDS encoding RsmD family RNA methyltransferase: MTRIIAGAAGSTTLRVPKSGTRPTSDRVREALFSSLESRGLIDDTSVADLYAGTGALGLEAASRGAVEVSLVDRAAPAAAACRENAKAVQKRVPGVRVAVHAQPALGYLRTTAKTFDLVFIDPPYEVPESELTDVLDALVSRLTPEAVVVVERGTRSPEPTWPAGLTPFSKRSWGDTVAWEALADAAG, translated from the coding sequence ATGACCCGCATCATCGCCGGTGCCGCCGGCTCCACGACGCTCCGGGTGCCGAAGTCCGGCACCCGGCCGACGAGCGACCGCGTGCGCGAAGCGCTCTTCTCGTCGCTCGAGTCGCGCGGGCTGATCGACGACACCTCGGTCGCCGACCTGTACGCGGGGACCGGTGCCCTGGGCCTCGAAGCGGCCTCGCGGGGCGCGGTCGAGGTCTCGCTCGTCGATCGGGCGGCACCCGCTGCGGCGGCCTGTCGTGAGAACGCGAAGGCGGTGCAGAAGCGTGTGCCGGGCGTCCGGGTCGCGGTGCACGCGCAGCCGGCCCTCGGCTACCTCCGCACCACGGCGAAGACGTTCGACCTGGTGTTCATCGACCCGCCGTACGAGGTCCCCGAGTCCGAGCTGACCGACGTCCTCGACGCCCTGGTGTCCCGGCTGACGCCCGAAGCGGTCGTCGTCGTCGAACGGGGCACCCGCTCGCCGGAGCCAACGTGGCCTGCCGGGCTGACGCCGTTCAGCAAGCGGTCCTGGGGCGACACCGTCGCTTGGGAAGCCCTGGCGGACGCCGCGGGCTGA
- the thiL gene encoding thiamine-phosphate kinase, giving the protein MAVLARVTRRLPSGSPLLGPGDDCAVVAAPDGRFVVTTDMMVHGPDFRWAWSSPEDVGWKAAVTNLSDVAAMGAVPSGLVVAIAAPQETPVTVLEGIADGFRLAIEALAPGIGVVGGDLSTSATFSLTVTAFGDLGGRAPVVRSGAQPGDVLAVSGELGPAARGLARLFRDGVDDAGEPDAARVRASGADTDPDVSRQRRPVPPIADGPLAAAAGATAMLDLSDGLAIDAGRLARASGVTLELDVEPALDPVALHGGEDHGLLATFPPGASLPGGFRRIGVVRARAADHGVDLVRGGDAVPTTGWDPYADWDGAAG; this is encoded by the coding sequence CTGGCCGTGCTCGCCCGCGTGACCCGACGCCTCCCGTCCGGATCGCCGCTGCTCGGACCCGGTGACGACTGCGCCGTCGTCGCCGCTCCCGACGGACGCTTCGTCGTGACGACGGACATGATGGTGCACGGCCCGGACTTCAGGTGGGCCTGGTCCTCGCCGGAGGACGTCGGCTGGAAGGCCGCCGTCACGAACCTCTCCGACGTCGCCGCGATGGGCGCGGTGCCCTCGGGCCTCGTCGTCGCGATCGCCGCCCCGCAGGAGACGCCGGTGACCGTGCTCGAGGGCATCGCCGACGGCTTCCGACTCGCGATCGAGGCCCTGGCACCCGGGATCGGGGTCGTCGGCGGCGACCTGTCGACCTCGGCGACGTTCTCGCTGACCGTGACGGCGTTCGGCGACCTCGGTGGCCGTGCTCCCGTCGTCCGCTCGGGTGCGCAGCCGGGTGACGTCCTGGCGGTCTCGGGCGAGCTCGGGCCGGCCGCACGGGGGCTCGCCCGCCTGTTCCGCGACGGGGTCGACGACGCCGGTGAGCCGGACGCCGCCCGGGTCCGCGCGAGCGGGGCGGACACCGACCCCGACGTGAGCCGGCAGCGCCGCCCGGTCCCGCCGATCGCCGACGGGCCGCTCGCCGCCGCAGCCGGAGCGACCGCGATGCTCGACCTGTCCGACGGTCTGGCGATCGACGCCGGCCGGCTGGCGCGCGCGAGCGGGGTGACGCTCGAGCTCGACGTCGAACCGGCACTGGACCCGGTCGCGCTGCACGGCGGCGAGGACCACGGGCTGCTGGCGACGTTCCCGCCCGGCGCGAGCCTGCCCGGTGGGTTCCGACGGATCGGGGTCGTCCGCGCACGCGCGGCGGACCACGGCGTCGACCTGGTGCGTGGCGGGGACGCGGTCCCGACGACGGGCTGGGACCCCTACGCCGACTGGGACGGCGCGGCAGGCTGA
- a CDS encoding DUF3515 domain-containing protein: MDTAPRRPRIVTRRPRTVTRRRSAVAGLVLAAAVVVGLTGCTNAVAMQAAPSANAAACAGAQVRLPATVNSTLPLRNTSAQATAAWGSPAAVLYHCGVAVPTVSDLPCFAQGSVDWIRDDRGQNVVYTTFGRSPAVQVVIDTKRATPDALQDLGDAVSTLPKDGHRCLDPQDVG; this comes from the coding sequence ATGGACACCGCACCCCGCCGCCCCCGGATCGTCACCCGTCGCCCCCGGACGGTCACCCGTCGGCGCAGTGCCGTCGCGGGTCTCGTCCTCGCCGCGGCCGTCGTCGTGGGACTGACCGGGTGCACGAACGCCGTCGCGATGCAGGCCGCTCCCTCCGCGAACGCGGCCGCCTGCGCCGGAGCGCAGGTCCGACTCCCCGCGACGGTGAACAGCACGCTGCCGCTGCGCAACACCTCGGCGCAGGCGACTGCTGCGTGGGGGTCCCCCGCCGCCGTGCTCTACCACTGCGGTGTCGCCGTGCCGACGGTCTCCGACCTGCCGTGCTTCGCGCAGGGCTCGGTCGACTGGATCCGCGACGACCGCGGACAGAACGTCGTCTACACGACGTTCGGCCGCTCGCCCGCGGTGCAGGTCGTCATCGACACGAAGCGCGCGACGCCCGACGCCCTGCAGGACCTCGGCGACGCGGTGTCGACGCTGCCGAAGGACGGGCACCGCTGCCTCGATCCGCAGGACGTCGGCTGA
- a CDS encoding D-alanine--D-alanine ligase family protein yields the protein MSSTAPAPEPTDAELTPETDERTTVAVLFGGRSSEHEISCVTAGGIMDVVDRDRYDLLPIGITKDGAFTLQADDPSDWALRGQELPTVPDNGTRVRFPVSGDSRELFVELPDGSVESLGSVDVVFPILHGPFGEDGTIQGLLETAGLPYVGDGVLASALAMDKHVAKAVLEHAGLRVAPWTTVLRRQWQSDPVDVAESVAAHGFPLFVKPARAGSSMGVSRVDDPAQLGAAMDLAFEHDNKVIVEPRVIGREVEVAVLEGRDGTPRTSLPGEIVVAEDGFYDFSAKYLGGDEQLLCPAPLTESETDEIRSIGARAFEAIGGAGLARVDCFLTDGGFVVNEVNTMPGFTPFSMYPRCWAASGMAYPDLVAELIELGRVAVR from the coding sequence ATGAGCAGCACCGCGCCCGCACCCGAACCGACCGACGCCGAGCTCACCCCGGAGACCGACGAGCGGACGACCGTCGCGGTGCTCTTCGGCGGCCGGTCGAGCGAGCACGAGATCAGCTGCGTGACCGCCGGCGGGATCATGGACGTCGTCGACCGCGACCGGTACGACCTGCTGCCCATCGGCATCACGAAGGACGGCGCGTTCACCCTGCAGGCGGACGACCCGTCGGACTGGGCCCTCCGCGGCCAGGAGCTGCCCACCGTGCCGGACAACGGCACCCGCGTGCGCTTCCCGGTCTCCGGTGACTCCCGCGAACTGTTCGTCGAACTGCCCGACGGCTCGGTGGAGTCCCTGGGCTCGGTCGACGTGGTGTTCCCGATCCTGCACGGTCCGTTCGGCGAGGACGGCACGATCCAGGGCCTGCTGGAGACCGCCGGCCTGCCCTACGTCGGCGACGGCGTGCTCGCCAGTGCCCTGGCGATGGACAAGCACGTCGCGAAGGCCGTCCTCGAACACGCCGGCCTGCGCGTCGCGCCCTGGACGACGGTGCTCCGTCGGCAGTGGCAGTCCGACCCGGTGGACGTCGCCGAGTCGGTCGCCGCACACGGCTTCCCGCTCTTCGTCAAGCCCGCCCGCGCCGGCTCGAGCATGGGCGTCTCGCGCGTCGACGACCCCGCACAGCTCGGTGCCGCGATGGACCTGGCCTTCGAGCACGACAACAAGGTCATCGTCGAGCCCCGCGTGATCGGGCGCGAGGTCGAGGTCGCCGTCCTGGAGGGCCGTGACGGCACCCCGCGCACGAGTCTGCCCGGCGAGATCGTCGTCGCCGAGGACGGCTTCTACGACTTCAGCGCCAAGTACCTGGGTGGTGACGAGCAGCTGCTCTGCCCGGCCCCGCTCACCGAGTCCGAGACCGACGAGATCCGGTCGATCGGTGCTCGGGCGTTCGAGGCGATCGGTGGCGCCGGACTGGCGCGGGTCGACTGCTTCCTGACCGACGGCGGGTTCGTGGTCAACGAGGTCAACACCATGCCCGGCTTCACGCCGTTCTCGATGTACCCGCGCTGCTGGGCGGCCTCGGGCATGGCGTACCCGGACCTGGTCGCCGAACTCATCGAGCTGGGGCGGGTCGCGGTCCGCTGA
- a CDS encoding NAD(P)H-dependent glycerol-3-phosphate dehydrogenase produces the protein MQSTDKPRVAVIGAGSWGTTFAKVLAEGGAETVVWARRPEVAREITETKRNSDYLPGINLPRTLTASTSLAAVLAGAEQVYVSVPSQTLRSNLAAIRELLPADVPVVSLMKGVEKATGLRMSEVLLEGLGIDQDRIAVASGPNLALEIARRQPTAAVVSSSSVDTATAVAAVATNPYFRSFINTDVIGTEFGGVLKNLIAVAIGIVDGVGYGENTKASIITRGLAEMTEFAVSLGAQPSTLSGLAGLGDLIATCQSPLSRNNTAGRLLGQGYRFDEVVRQMNQTAEGLASVAPILELARANGVDMPIVGQVGEVLAGRLDPRNIAPHLTETDEPQGE, from the coding sequence ATGCAGTCCACCGACAAGCCACGTGTCGCCGTCATCGGGGCCGGCAGCTGGGGGACCACCTTCGCGAAGGTCCTGGCCGAGGGCGGTGCCGAGACCGTCGTCTGGGCTCGCCGTCCCGAGGTCGCCCGCGAGATCACCGAGACCAAGCGCAACTCGGACTACCTGCCCGGCATCAACCTGCCGCGCACGCTGACCGCGTCGACGTCCCTCGCGGCGGTGCTCGCCGGCGCCGAGCAGGTGTACGTCTCGGTGCCCTCGCAGACCCTCCGCTCGAACCTCGCCGCGATCCGCGAGCTGCTGCCCGCGGACGTGCCGGTGGTCAGCCTCATGAAGGGCGTCGAGAAGGCCACCGGACTGCGGATGAGCGAGGTCCTGCTCGAGGGGCTCGGCATCGACCAGGACCGCATCGCCGTGGCCAGCGGACCGAACCTGGCGCTCGAGATCGCCCGCCGGCAGCCCACCGCCGCCGTCGTGTCGTCGTCCAGCGTCGACACCGCGACCGCCGTCGCCGCGGTCGCGACCAACCCGTACTTCCGCTCGTTCATCAACACCGACGTGATCGGCACCGAGTTCGGCGGGGTGCTCAAGAACCTCATCGCGGTGGCGATCGGCATCGTCGACGGCGTCGGGTACGGCGAGAACACCAAGGCGTCGATCATCACCCGTGGTCTGGCCGAGATGACGGAGTTCGCGGTGTCGCTCGGCGCGCAGCCGTCGACGTTGTCCGGGCTCGCCGGCCTCGGCGACCTGATCGCCACGTGCCAGTCCCCGCTGTCGCGGAACAACACCGCCGGTCGACTGCTCGGCCAGGGGTACCGCTTCGACGAGGTCGTCCGACAGATGAACCAGACCGCGGAGGGTCTGGCCTCGGTCGCGCCGATCCTCGAACTGGCCCGGGCGAACGGCGTCGACATGCCCATCGTCGGGCAGGTCGGCGAGGTCCTCGCCGGTAGGCTCGATCCGCGCAACATCGCGCCGCACCTCACGGAGACCGACGAGCCCCAGGGCGAGTGA
- a CDS encoding lysophospholipid acyltransferase family protein, with protein sequence MSTEPADARAGAVDQVTTGLPNPGRRWKRGDLNVAFRITSVFVIPLFRRVAAYRWHGPNRLPADGAFVLAPNHYTNIDPLVVGTAVWVSRRPPLFLAKASIFDVPVVGKLMTGMGQIPVERSGRTRSSNPLQGGGGLVRNGGAVIVYPEGTLTRDPDLWPMRGKTGAARIALENDVPLIPMAHWGTQRILPRYSKRLNLFRKAHVDILFGEPMDLSAYRGKPIDQALLQEVTDALMAEITKLVEQLRGERAPEKRWDPSAARQKETGKFE encoded by the coding sequence ATGAGCACCGAGCCGGCCGACGCCCGAGCCGGTGCGGTGGACCAGGTCACCACGGGCCTCCCGAACCCCGGGAGGCGCTGGAAGCGTGGTGACCTGAACGTCGCGTTCCGGATCACCTCGGTCTTCGTGATCCCGTTGTTCCGTCGGGTGGCGGCGTACCGCTGGCACGGCCCGAACCGCCTGCCGGCGGACGGTGCGTTCGTGCTCGCGCCGAACCACTACACGAACATCGACCCGCTGGTGGTCGGCACCGCCGTCTGGGTGAGCCGCCGACCACCGCTGTTCCTGGCGAAGGCGTCGATCTTCGACGTGCCCGTCGTCGGCAAGCTGATGACCGGCATGGGACAGATCCCGGTCGAGCGGTCGGGCCGCACCCGGTCCAGCAACCCCCTGCAGGGCGGCGGCGGCCTCGTGCGGAACGGCGGCGCCGTCATCGTCTATCCGGAGGGCACACTCACCCGCGACCCGGACCTGTGGCCGATGCGCGGCAAGACCGGCGCGGCCCGGATCGCCCTCGAGAACGACGTGCCGCTCATCCCGATGGCCCACTGGGGCACGCAGCGGATCCTGCCGCGGTACTCGAAGCGCCTGAACCTGTTCCGCAAGGCCCACGTCGACATCCTGTTCGGCGAGCCGATGGACCTGTCGGCGTACCGGGGCAAGCCGATCGACCAGGCGCTGCTGCAGGAGGTCACCGACGCGCTGATGGCCGAGATCACGAAGCTCGTCGAACAGCTCCGTGGGGAACGCGCCCCGGAGAAGCGCTGGGACCCCAGCGCCGCCCGCCAGAAGGAGACCGGCAAGTTTGAGTGA
- the murA gene encoding UDP-N-acetylglucosamine 1-carboxyvinyltransferase — protein sequence MNSLVQDAAAAGARVGLKSDEIVIRGGKPLVGRIEVRGAKNLATKAMVAALLGDTPSILKDVPDISDVKVVRGLLEVHGVRVTDPARGELILDPSRVESAHFAEIDAHAGSSRIPILFCGPLLHKLGEAFIPDLGGCRIGDRPIDFHLDALRAMGAVVDKQISGIHITAPNGLKGANIELPYPSVGATEQVLLSSVLAEGTTELRNAAIEPEIMDLIAILQKMGAIVTVEPSRTIFIEGVKSLRGYTHRAINDRNEAASWASAALATNGDIFVEGAKQQELMTFLNVFRKVGGGFDIQEDGIRFYRELDVLKPVVIETDVHPGFMTDWQQPLVVALTQAEGQSVVHETVYENRFGFTDALNEMGADIVVHKEGLPGHDRRVARRPFEQAAVVTGPTKLHGANVRVPDLRGGFSHLIAALTAEGESHITNVGIISRGYEHFIPKLRKLGADFDFAG from the coding sequence GTGAACTCTCTCGTACAGGACGCAGCAGCCGCAGGGGCGCGCGTCGGGTTGAAGTCGGACGAGATCGTCATCCGCGGGGGCAAGCCCCTCGTGGGACGCATCGAGGTCCGCGGTGCGAAGAACCTGGCGACCAAGGCCATGGTCGCCGCGCTCCTCGGAGACACCCCGTCGATCCTCAAGGACGTCCCGGACATCTCCGACGTCAAGGTCGTCCGCGGCCTGCTCGAGGTGCACGGCGTGCGCGTGACCGACCCGGCCCGTGGCGAGCTCATCCTCGACCCGTCCCGCGTCGAGTCCGCGCACTTCGCCGAGATCGACGCGCACGCCGGGTCGAGCCGGATCCCGATCCTGTTCTGCGGCCCGCTGCTGCACAAGCTGGGCGAGGCGTTCATCCCCGACCTCGGCGGTTGCCGCATCGGCGACCGTCCGATCGACTTCCACCTCGACGCACTGCGCGCCATGGGTGCCGTCGTCGACAAGCAGATCTCCGGCATCCACATCACGGCGCCGAACGGTCTCAAGGGCGCGAACATCGAGCTGCCCTACCCGAGCGTCGGGGCGACCGAGCAGGTCCTGCTCTCGTCCGTGCTCGCCGAGGGCACCACCGAGCTCCGCAACGCGGCGATCGAGCCCGAGATCATGGACCTCATCGCGATCCTGCAGAAGATGGGCGCGATCGTCACGGTCGAGCCCAGCCGCACGATCTTCATCGAGGGCGTCAAGTCGCTCCGCGGGTACACCCACCGCGCGATCAACGACCGCAACGAGGCCGCGAGCTGGGCCTCCGCCGCGCTGGCCACCAACGGCGACATCTTCGTCGAGGGCGCCAAGCAGCAGGAGCTCATGACGTTCCTCAACGTCTTCCGCAAGGTCGGCGGCGGGTTCGACATCCAGGAGGACGGCATCCGGTTCTACCGCGAGCTCGACGTCCTCAAGCCGGTCGTCATCGAGACCGACGTGCACCCCGGCTTCATGACCGACTGGCAGCAGCCGCTCGTCGTGGCCCTGACGCAGGCCGAGGGCCAGAGCGTCGTGCACGAGACCGTCTACGAGAACCGCTTCGGCTTCACCGACGCGCTGAACGAGATGGGTGCCGACATCGTCGTGCACAAGGAGGGCCTGCCGGGTCACGACCGCCGTGTCGCCCGTCGTCCCTTCGAGCAGGCCGCGGTCGTCACCGGCCCGACGAAGCTGCACGGTGCGAACGTCCGTGTCCCCGACCTCCGGGGCGGGTTCAGCCACCTCATCGCGGCACTGACCGCCGAGGGCGAGTCGCACATCACGAACGTCGGCATCATCAGCCGCGGCTACGAGCACTTCATCCCGAAGCTCCGCAAGCTCGGCGCGGACTTCGACTTCGCGGGATGA
- the leuD gene encoding 3-isopropylmalate dehydratase small subunit — protein sequence MEKIGTVTGIAAPLKRSNVDTDQIIPAVYLKRVTKTGFEDALFSGWRQDPEFVLNQPDFQGARVLIAGPDFGTGSSREHAVWALRDFGFRVVVSPRFADIFKGNAGKQGLVTAMVPEPEIERMWAAIDAQPGIEATVDLATQRVSIGDVDVAFEIDAYTRWRLMEGLDDIGLTLRDETSITEFEHCRSSWRPKTLPVK from the coding sequence ATGGAGAAGATCGGCACCGTCACCGGGATCGCCGCACCGCTGAAGCGGTCGAACGTCGACACCGACCAGATCATCCCCGCGGTCTACCTGAAGCGGGTCACGAAGACCGGCTTCGAGGACGCGCTGTTCTCCGGATGGCGGCAGGACCCCGAGTTCGTGCTCAACCAGCCCGACTTCCAGGGCGCCCGCGTGCTGATCGCCGGACCGGACTTCGGCACCGGCTCGTCCCGCGAGCACGCGGTGTGGGCCCTGCGCGACTTCGGCTTCCGCGTGGTCGTGTCCCCCCGTTTCGCGGACATCTTCAAGGGCAACGCCGGCAAGCAGGGATTGGTCACCGCGATGGTGCCGGAGCCCGAGATCGAGCGGATGTGGGCCGCGATCGACGCACAGCCGGGCATCGAGGCGACGGTGGACCTCGCGACACAGCGCGTGTCGATCGGCGACGTGGACGTGGCTTTCGAGATCGACGCTTACACTCGTTGGCGGTTGATGGAAGGGCTCGACGACATCGGGCTCACCCTCCGTGACGAGACCTCGATCACGGAGTTCGAACACTGCCGCTCCAGTTGGCGGCCGAAGACATTGCCGGTGAAGTAG
- the leuC gene encoding 3-isopropylmalate dehydratase large subunit, whose product MGRTLAEKVWDDHVVVKGEDGNPDLLYIDLHLVHEVTSPQAFDGLRQAGRPVRRLDLTIATEDHNTPTLAIDRPIADPTSRTQIETLRRNCAEFGVRLHSLGDKEQGIVHVVGPQLGLTMPGITVVCGDSHTSTHGAFGAMAFGIGTSEVEHVLATQTLPLKPFKTMAVTVEGTLRPGVTAKDIILAVIAQIGTGGGQGYVLEYRGSAIRALSMEGRMTICNMSIEAGARAGMVAPDQTTYDYVQGRDHAPTGSDWDDAVAYWDTLATDDDAVFDAEVFIDADTLEPFVTWGTNPGQGVSLSDSVPDPAGYADPNDRAAASRALEYMDIQAGTPMKDIAVDAVFMGSCTNSRIEDLRAFASVIKGREKAPGVRVMVVPGSARVRLEAEAEGLDQVFIAFGAEWRFAGCSMCLGMNPDQLAPGERCASTSNRNFEGRQGKGGRTHLVSPLVAAATAVRGTLSSPWDLEDDDARRAVPVTAGGNH is encoded by the coding sequence ATGGGCAGGACGCTCGCCGAGAAGGTGTGGGACGACCACGTCGTCGTCAAGGGGGAGGACGGCAACCCCGACCTCCTGTACATCGACCTCCACCTCGTGCACGAGGTGACCAGCCCGCAGGCCTTCGACGGCCTCCGTCAGGCCGGTCGCCCGGTGCGTCGCCTCGACCTCACGATCGCGACCGAGGACCACAACACGCCGACGCTCGCGATCGACCGGCCGATCGCGGACCCGACGAGCCGCACCCAGATCGAGACCCTGCGCCGCAACTGCGCGGAGTTCGGCGTCCGGCTGCACTCCCTGGGCGACAAGGAGCAGGGGATCGTGCACGTCGTCGGTCCGCAGCTCGGTCTGACCATGCCCGGCATCACCGTCGTCTGCGGCGACTCGCACACCTCGACCCACGGGGCCTTCGGCGCGATGGCGTTCGGCATCGGCACCAGCGAGGTCGAGCACGTCCTGGCGACGCAGACCCTGCCCCTGAAGCCCTTCAAGACGATGGCGGTCACGGTCGAGGGCACGCTGCGGCCGGGCGTGACGGCGAAGGACATCATCCTGGCCGTGATCGCGCAGATCGGCACCGGGGGTGGGCAGGGCTACGTCCTGGAGTACCGCGGGTCGGCGATCCGGGCGCTCTCGATGGAGGGCCGGATGACCATCTGCAACATGTCGATCGAAGCGGGCGCCCGCGCCGGCATGGTGGCCCCCGACCAGACGACGTACGACTACGTCCAGGGCCGCGACCACGCCCCGACCGGCTCCGACTGGGACGACGCCGTCGCGTACTGGGACACGCTCGCCACCGACGACGACGCGGTGTTCGACGCCGAGGTCTTCATCGACGCCGACACGCTCGAGCCGTTCGTCACCTGGGGCACGAACCCCGGCCAGGGCGTCTCGCTCTCCGACTCCGTGCCGGACCCGGCCGGCTACGCCGACCCGAACGACCGCGCCGCGGCCTCCCGCGCGCTCGAGTACATGGACATCCAGGCCGGGACGCCGATGAAGGACATCGCGGTCGACGCGGTCTTCATGGGGTCCTGCACGAACTCCCGCATCGAGGACCTCCGCGCCTTCGCCTCCGTCATCAAGGGCCGCGAGAAGGCGCCCGGTGTGCGCGTGATGGTCGTGCCGGGGTCCGCGCGAGTCCGGCTCGAGGCCGAGGCCGAGGGGCTCGACCAGGTCTTCATCGCCTTCGGTGCCGAGTGGCGCTTCGCGGGCTGCTCGATGTGCCTCGGCATGAACCCCGACCAGCTCGCGCCGGGGGAGCGCTGCGCCTCCACCTCGAACCGCAACTTCGAGGGCCGGCAGGGCAAGGGCGGCCGCACGCACCTGGTCTCGCCGCTCGTCGCGGCAGCGACCGCTGTCCGCGGAACGCTCTCGAGCCCGTGGGACCTGGAAGACGACGACGCACGCCGGGCCGTCCCGGTGACCGCTGGAGGGAACCACTGA
- a CDS encoding FUSC family protein, translated as MTTAPHSTRTTNLEGAARAAIAGGVPLALLVGLGMPQYAAFALFAGFTAIFGATEPYRQRAVTTGVAGSLQVACMAAGIAVSLLGSPLWLQGAGLVVVLVVAVATLSALRTIPAQPIFPVFAFVVSALVPVHTGDLPLVAAIILGSVAWAWLVAMSGAGFRRVLHPHAPHRFRPLAARKHRSLAVLRTSALWETIGHNVVGALAAGTVAESLPGLGHPYWAVIAVVSTLPALRQRHTVSRAVQRVVGTVGGTVVAVGILLLEPSAWWIVVIAVVGQFMAEVFVARNYAVCLLFLTPLALAVSWLSLPEAPGLLALDRIVQTLLGAVVSVALLAVGRVVERRRGRALGATSSIRTV; from the coding sequence ATGACGACCGCTCCGCACTCGACCCGCACGACCAACCTCGAGGGCGCAGCGCGCGCCGCGATCGCGGGCGGTGTCCCGCTCGCGCTGCTCGTCGGACTCGGGATGCCGCAGTACGCCGCCTTCGCGCTGTTCGCCGGCTTCACCGCGATCTTCGGCGCGACCGAGCCGTACCGGCAGCGTGCCGTGACCACCGGGGTCGCCGGGTCGCTGCAGGTCGCGTGCATGGCCGCGGGCATCGCGGTGTCGCTGCTCGGGTCGCCGCTGTGGCTGCAGGGCGCCGGCCTCGTCGTGGTGCTGGTCGTCGCGGTCGCCACGCTCAGCGCCCTCCGGACGATCCCCGCCCAACCGATCTTCCCGGTGTTCGCGTTCGTCGTCTCGGCCCTCGTGCCGGTGCACACCGGCGACCTGCCGCTCGTCGCCGCGATCATCCTCGGCTCCGTCGCCTGGGCGTGGCTCGTCGCGATGTCCGGCGCGGGCTTCCGCCGGGTCCTGCACCCGCACGCACCGCACCGGTTCCGTCCGCTCGCGGCCCGGAAGCACCGGTCGCTGGCGGTCCTCCGGACCTCGGCACTCTGGGAGACCATCGGCCACAACGTCGTCGGCGCGCTCGCGGCCGGGACGGTCGCCGAGTCCCTGCCGGGTCTCGGTCACCCGTACTGGGCCGTGATCGCCGTCGTGTCGACGCTGCCGGCGCTCCGGCAGCGACACACGGTCTCGCGCGCCGTCCAGCGTGTCGTCGGCACCGTCGGCGGGACGGTCGTCGCGGTCGGGATCCTGCTGCTCGAACCCTCGGCGTGGTGGATCGTCGTCATCGCCGTCGTCGGGCAGTTCATGGCCGAGGTCTTCGTCGCGCGGAACTACGCCGTCTGCCTGCTGTTCCTCACGCCGCTGGCCCTGGCGGTGTCGTGGCTGAGCCTGCCGGAGGCCCCGGGGCTCCTGGCGCTCGACCGGATCGTGCAGACGCTGCTCGGCGCCGTCGTCAGCGTGGCGCTCCTGGCGGTCGGACGCGTCGTCGAACGGCGCCGTGGTCGGGCACTGGGGGCGACCAGCAGCATCCGCACGGTCTGA
- a CDS encoding GNAT family N-acetyltransferase produces the protein MDTADYTLLPTAPPLQDYLRLRRDSGLTPVTAEQGAPAIAGAWSACHVVDADGTPVAMGRVIGDGGWYFHVVDVATDPAHQRQGLGRAVVEWLVADIRDRAPEGPYVSLIGDPPGQRLYRSLGFEDVTPSLGMGIVLSAD, from the coding sequence ATGGACACCGCCGACTACACGCTGCTGCCGACCGCCCCGCCGCTCCAGGACTACCTGCGGCTCCGGCGTGACTCCGGGCTGACCCCGGTGACGGCCGAGCAGGGTGCGCCGGCGATCGCGGGTGCCTGGTCGGCCTGCCACGTCGTCGACGCCGACGGCACACCGGTCGCGATGGGACGCGTGATCGGCGACGGCGGCTGGTACTTCCACGTCGTCGACGTCGCAACCGACCCGGCACACCAGCGGCAGGGGCTCGGCCGAGCGGTCGTCGAGTGGCTGGTGGCGGACATCCGCGACCGGGCTCCCGAGGGGCCCTACGTGTCGCTCATCGGGGACCCGCCGGGGCAGCGCCTGTACCGCTCGCTCGGGTTCGAGGACGTCACCCCGAGCCTCGGCATGGGGATCGTGCTCAGCGCCGACTGA
- a CDS encoding histidine phosphatase family protein → MTSERPGELVLVRHGETEWSKSGQHTGRTDIPLTENGVAQAERAARYLADRDFALALSSPLARARETARIIGVDPELDEDLYEWDYGAYEGLTTPQIKVQRHGPWDLWTDGVPAGDTPGENAAEVRVRVERVINRARPVLAEGHDAIFVAHGHVLRALGAAWIRLAPQDGAVLKLGTATVSTLGYEHGRPVIDAWNITPS, encoded by the coding sequence ATGACCTCGGAACGCCCCGGCGAACTCGTCCTCGTCCGCCACGGAGAGACGGAGTGGTCGAAGAGCGGGCAGCACACCGGCCGCACCGACATCCCGTTGACGGAGAACGGCGTCGCGCAGGCCGAGCGGGCCGCCCGGTACCTGGCGGACCGCGACTTCGCGCTCGCCCTGTCGAGCCCCCTCGCCCGGGCCCGCGAGACCGCCCGCATCATCGGCGTCGACCCGGAGCTCGACGAAGACCTGTACGAGTGGGACTACGGCGCGTACGAGGGCCTGACGACGCCGCAGATCAAGGTCCAGCGGCACGGCCCGTGGGACCTCTGGACCGACGGCGTCCCCGCCGGTGACACGCCCGGCGAGAACGCCGCCGAGGTCCGGGTCCGGGTCGAGCGGGTCATCAACCGCGCGCGCCCGGTCCTCGCCGAGGGCCATGACGCGATCTTCGTCGCGCACGGCCACGTGCTCCGTGCCCTCGGCGCCGCCTGGATCCGTCTCGCGCCGCAGGACGGCGCGGTGCTCAAGCTCGGCACGGCGACGGTCAGCACGCTCGGGTACGAGCACGGCCGACCGGTCATCGACGCCTGGAACATCACCCCGTCCTGA